In one Culex quinquefasciatus strain JHB chromosome 2, VPISU_Cqui_1.0_pri_paternal, whole genome shotgun sequence genomic region, the following are encoded:
- the LOC6044553 gene encoding zinc finger protein 3 homolog — MSSDEEQQVEEVSPSRKRARTSRGTDDSSGPSPSKKPDDSELDGIHYACSVCDQVFLHKANYLRHTQRHEPPGGFLCSICVQPFTTDWDRNKHKRDEHSVFRCRLCKEEFPVEDDYNEHIQEQHAGRDREYDICPTCGQQFRTASQLKVHIESNCGTDKKHECEECHQRYLTLASLNAHMIKHAGIKSHLCNFCGASFLNKGQLKVHVRMHTGERPYKCNQCDKAFAHRESLITHSTTHSGIKPYYCSYCQSRFSCIGNLLKHRRARADTCGLPQYCQTNKIAARPNIKTMPNLTDRPVYTQKVVQRSSPVKSRSKPKPSEIVVSVEVVPPKKRPSKQVARPALPPPPPSTVHSDEEDDRTKDFEDEYYERKPNVAKLKVAPAAAGSKYRRLVDLKVEPGDSDEAGECSVVKVEKQAASSGDDEHVEFFEVKIEQENDELIETIEEETLEEYEEVLSEKVVTLDSKGRAVVDSDDDFNDATNEDYLEEATDDFQPPKQQDQYHDGDVVIKRKFTTKPPVVTQPKRRGRPKRPPAPKFQNVNPEHVIVINLEEKQKVIDEQRAIYDANIIEVTVGCLQCGICPAQYCSPFLAARHLERDHGIMMHELGETLRYDRVFTRERKYQCRFCNRLYVNEKALEKHILLHGPNGTAVHKCPICTIYFESEEDALNHSRIEHREKLECPVCFKFFSNQERMIKHRKQIHEQTRVKQDHVCPKCGKNFSSRGAVSDHERSNCGQNPIYPCEICGKRYNTSSSLKNHYSLHSDELPFSCQYCGKCYRTRGQVKVHERTHTGEKPYACDFCPKRFGHRETLHTHRSLHTGIKRYMCSGCGMRFTCISNLQAHRRSHKTTCGMIPTYSKVRGPDGVHELPEGYELPYPLNDQET, encoded by the exons ATGAGTTCCGACGAGGAGCAGCAAGTGGAAGAGGTGTCCCCGTCACGGAAGCGGGCCCGCACGTCCAGAGGGACGGACGATTCGTCGGGGCCGTCCCCGTCGAAGAAGCCGGACGATTCGGAACTGGACGGAATCCATTATGCGTGCAGC GTTTGCGACCAGGTGTTCCTGCACAAGGCCAACTACCTGCGGCACACGCAACGGCACGAACCGCCGGGCGGGTTTCTGTGCTCGATCTGCGTCCAGCCGTTCACCACCGACTGGGACCGGAACAAGCACAAGCGGGACGAGCACAGCGTCTTCCGGTGCCGGCTGTGTAAGGAGGAGTTCCCCGTGGAAGACGATTACAATGAACACATCCAGGAGCAGCACGCAGGGCGGGACCGGGAGTACGACATCTGTCCGACCTGCGGGCAGCAGTTCCGGACGGCGTCGCAGCTCAA GGTCCACATCGAGTCCAACTGCGGCACGGACAAGAAGCACGAGTGCGAGGAGTGCCACCAGCGCTACTTGACGCTGGCCTCGCTGAACGCGCACATGATCAAGCACGCCGGCATCAAGAGCCATCTGTGTAACTTTTGCGGCGCCAGCTTCCTGAACAAGGGCCAGCTCAAGGTGCACGTCCGGATGCACACCGGCGAGCGGCCGTACAAGTGTAAT cAATGCGATAAGGCCTTTGCCCATCGGGAAAGTTTGATCACCCATTCGACGACCCACTCCGGGATTAAGCCGTACTACTGCAGCTACTGCCAGAGTCGGTTCTCGTGCATTG GAAATTTGCTCAAACATCGTCGAGCTCGCGCAGACACGTGTGGATTGCCGCAGTACTGCCAAACTAACAAGATCGCCGCCAGACCAAACATCAAGA CAATGCCCAACCTCACCGATCGCCCAGTCTACACCCAGAAGGTTGTACAGCGCTCGAGTCCGGTAAAGTCGCGCAGCAAACCGAAGCCGAGCGAAATAGTCGTCTCCGTCGAGGTGGTTCCGCCGAAGAAGCGCCCCAGCAAACAGGTGGCCCGCCCTGCGTTGCCACCGCCGCCACCCTCGACCGTCCACTCAGATGAAGAAGACGATCGTACGAAGGACTTTGAGGACGAGTACTACGAGAGAAAGCCGAACGTGGCCAAGCTAAAGGTGGCTCCGGCCGCCGCCGGGTCCAAGTATCGGCGGTTGGTCGATCTTAAGGTCGAACCGGGCGATTCGGACGAGGCTGGCGAGTGTAGTGTCGTTAAGGTCGAGAAGCAAGCCGCCAGCAGTGGAGACGATGAGCACGTCGAGTTCTTTGAGGTGAAAATCGAGCAGGAGAACGACGAGTTGATTGAAACCATCGAGGAGGAAACGCTGGAGGAGTACGAGGAGGTCCTGTCGGAGAAGGTGGTCACGCTGGACAGCAAGGGACGCGCCGTCGTGGACAGCGACGACGACTTCAACGACGCCACCAACGAGGACTACCTTGAAGAGGCGACGGACGACTTCCAACCGCCAAAGCAGCAGGATCAGTATCATGATGGCGATGTCGTGATTAAGCGGAAATTTACCACGAAGCCACCGGTGGTGACGCAGCCGAAGCGACGCGGACGGCCCAAGCGACCGCCAGCGCCAAAGTTCCAGAACGTCAACCCGGAGCATGT GATCGTGATCAACTTGGAGGAGAAGCAGAAGGTCATCGACGAGCAGCGGGCCATTTACGACGCAAACATCATCGAGGTCACCGTCGGCTGTCTGCAGTGCGGCATCTGTCCGGCGCAGTACTGTTCACCGTTTCTGGCTGCCCGTCATCTAGAGCGCGACCACGGCATTATGATGCACGAGCTGGGAGAAACGCTCCGCTACGATCGCGTGTTCACGCGCGAGCGCAAATATCAGTGCCGCTTCTGCAACCGTCTGTACGTGAACGAAAAAGCGCTCGAGAAGCACATCCTGCTGCACGGACCAAACGGCACGGCCGTGCACAAGTGCCCAATCTGTACGATCTACTTCGAATCGGAAGAGGATGCACTGAACCACTCCCGGATCGAGCATCGCGAGAAGCTCGAATGTCCGGTGTGTTTCAAGTTCTTCAGCAATCAAGAACGCATGATCAAACATCGCAAGCAGATCCACGAACAGACCCGCGTCAAGCAGGACCACGTCTGCCCCAAGTGTGGCAAAAACTTTTCATCCCGCGGGGCCGTGTCCGATCACGAGCGCTCCAACTGTGGCCAGAACCCGATCTACCCGTGCGAAATCTGCGGCAAGCGCTACAACACGTCGTCCTCCCTCAAGAACCACTACAGTCTTCACTCGGACGAACTGCCGTTCTCCTGTCAGTACTGCGGCAAGTGCTACCGCACCCGGGGCCAGGTCAAGGTTCACGAGCGCACCCACACCGGTGAGAAGCCATACGCGTGCGATTTCTGTCCGAAAAGGTTTGGCCATCGCGAGACGCTTCACACGCATCGGTCGCTGCACACCGGCATCAAGCGGTACATGTGCTCTGGCTGTGGAATGCGCTTTACGTGCATCTCGAATCTGCAGGCTCATCGGCGGTCGCACAAAACCACCTGCGGCATGATTCCGACGTACTCGAAGGTGCGCGGACCGGACGGAGTGCACGAACTGCCTGAGGGGTATGAGCTGCCGTACCCGCTGAATGATCAAGAAACGTAA
- the LOC6044554 gene encoding GTP-binding protein 10 homolog, with the protein MVLIQNTLLGSARKKIRTYLKGKFLDTLRLSLRGGHGGNGLPKYGGVGGQGGAVYFQAKEGTTLKDVLHKYPGKRVLAGNGEESSKVRILGRRGGDRAVEVPVGIRVLEEGGELVAELDEDGKTCLAAGGGSGGCSGNSFLGKPGQTRMVTLDLKLIADVGLVGFPNAGKSTLVKALSNATPKIASYPFTTIRPQIGTIEYDDYRQVTIADLPGLIEGAHANFGMGHKFLKHVERTRLLLIIVDIFGFQLSQSHRKRNCLENIYALNRELELYDKTLLEKPCVLLVNKMDKEGAIDEICKYDKYFGDLQDGLKHCPEELVPRQLINLERVIPISAKSVTEIDKVKRAIREVLDEKAEEKLREQNAAESVDDNSEIRRDQQLRGKLREQGPRIG; encoded by the exons ATGGTGCTGATACAAAATACTCTTCTCGGTTCTGCTCGCAAG AAAATCCGCACCTACCTCAAGGGAAAATTCCTGGACACACTACGCCTGTCGCTGCGCGGCGGCCACGGTGGCAATGGACTGCCCAAGTACGGCGGAGTTGGTGGCCAGGGTGGGGCCGTTTACTTTCAGGCCAAGGAGGGTACGACGTTGAAGGACGTCCTGCACAAATATCCCGGCAAACGGGTGCTGGCCGGGAACGGCGAGGAAAGCAGCAAGGTTCGCATTCTGGGCCGCCGAGGGGGGGATCGGGCCGTTGAGGTTCCGGTGGGGATTCGGGTGCTTGAGGAGGGTGGGGAGCTGGTGGCGGAACTGGACGAGGATGGGAAGACTTGTTTGGCTGCTGGGGGTGGAAGCGGTGGATGTTCGGGGAATTCCTTCCTTGGCAAGCCGGGCCAGACGCGGATGGTGACGTTGGATTTGAAGTTGATCGCGGATGTTGGACTGGTCGGGTTCCCGAATGCGGGGAAGAGCACCCTGGTGAAGGCACTGTCCAATGCGACGCCCAAAATAGCTTCTTATCCTT TCACCACAATTCGACCTCAAATTGGAACGATAGAGTACGACGACTACCGGCAGGTCACGATCGCCGATTTGCCCGGGTTGATTGAGGGGGCGCACGCCAATTTCGGAATGGGTCACAAATTTCTGAAGCACGTGGAGCGAACACGACTGTTGCTTATCATCGTGGACATTTTTGGTTTCCAACTGAGCCAAAGCCACCGCAAGCGAAACTGTTTGGAGAATATCTACGCGCTGAACCGAGAGCTGGAGTTGTACGACAAAACGCTGCTGGAAAAGCCGTGCGTTCTGTTGGTGAACAAAATGGACAAGGAGGGAGCGATTGACGAGATCTGTAAATACGACAAATACTTTGGAGATCTTCAAG ACGGCCTCAAACACTGTCCGGAGGAGCTGGTCCCGAGGCAGCTGATCAACCTGGAGCGTGTCATTCCGATATCGGCCAAAAGTGTCACCGAGATCGATAAGGTTAAGCGTGCGATTCGCGAAGTGCTGGACGAGAAGGCCGAGGAGAAGCTGCGCGAGCAGAATGCAGCGGAAAGTGTTGACGACAATTCCGAAATCAGACGGGACCAGCAGCTGCGGGGGAAACTGCGCGAGCAAGGTCCGAGGATAGGATGA
- the LOC6044555 gene encoding integrator complex subunit 11 — protein MPDIKITPLGAGQDVGRSCILLSMGGKNIMLDCGMHMGYNDERRFPDFSFIVPEGPITNHIDCVIISHFHLDHCGALPYMTEMVGYTGPIYMTHPTKAIAPILLEDMRKVAVERKGESNFFTTQMIKDCMKKVVAVTLHQSVMVDSELEIKAYYAGHVLGAAMFWIRVGSQSVVYTGDYNMTPDRHLGAAWIDKCKPDLLITESTYATTIRDSKRCRERDFLKKVHECVAKGGKVLIPVFALGRAQELCILLETYWERMNLKYPVYFAVGLTEKANNYYKMFITWTNQKIRKTFVQRNMFDFKHIKPFDKGYIDNPGAMVVFATPGMLHAGLSLQIFKKWAPNENNMVIMPGYCVQGTVGHKILGGAKKVEFENRQVVEVKMSVEYMSFSAHADAKGIMQLIQYCEPKNVMLVHGEAVKMEFLKDKIREEFHIDCFTPANGETCVITTPIKIPVEASLSILKDEAKKYNAEPPDPKRRRIVHGLLVMKDNKISLMSIDEIFNECGINRHVIRFISKVKIDDPGPTPRTIEKLYNLLNERLSGWTVTMADNGSINVESVNIKIESEEAAAAAGAVTAGPQAATTSGGPPPHKICSVSWVNQDEDLGSYILGLMQSL, from the exons ATGCCGGACATCAAAATAACGCCGCTCGGGGCCGGTCAGGATGTGGGCCGCAGCTGCATCCTGCTGTCGATGGGCGGCAAGAACATCATGCTGGACTGCGGCATGCACATGGGCTACAACGACGAGCGTCGGTTCCCGGACTTTTCGTTCATCGTGCCGGAGGGACCGATTACGAACCACATCGATTGCGTGATCATTTCGCACTTTCATCTGGATCATTGCGGCGCGTTGCCTTATATGACGGAGATGGTGGGGTACACCGGGCCGATCTACATGACCCATCCGACGAAGGCCATCGCGCCGATTCTGTTGGAGGACATGCGGAAGGTCGCGGTTGAGCGAAAGGGCGAGAGCAATTTCTTCACCACGCAGATGATCAAAGACTGCATGAAGAAGGTGGTGGCCGTGACGTTGCACCAGAGCGTCATGGTGGACAGTGAGCTGGAGATTAAGGCGTACTACGCGGGTCACGTCCTGGGGGCGGCCATGTTCTGGATCCGGGTGGGCTCACAGTCGGTGGTCTACACCGGGGATTACAACATGACACCGGATCGGCACTTGGGGGCGGCCTGGATCGACAAGTGCAAGCCGGATCTGCTGATTACGGAGAGCACGTACGCGACGACGATTCGTGACTCGAAGCGGTGCCGCGAGCGAGACTTCCTGAAGAAGGTGCACGAGTGCGTGGCAAAGGGGGGCAAGGTGCTTATTCCGGTATTTGCTCTGGGTCGAGCCCAGGAGCTGTGCATCCTTTTAGAGACCTACTGGGAAAGGATGAATCTCAAATATCCGGTTTACTTCGCCGTTGGGCTCACGGAAAAAGCCAACAACTACTACAAGATGTTCATCACCTGGACCAACCAGAAGATCCGCAAGACGTTCGTGCAGCGCAACATGTTCGACTTCAAGCACATAAAGCCCTTCGACAAGGGTTACATCGACAATCCGGGCGCGATGGTCGTGTTCGCCACGCCGGGAATGCTCCACGCTGGCCTCTCGctgcaaatcttcaaaaaatgggCTCCCAACGAAAACAACATGGTCATCATGCCGGGCTACTGCGTGCAGGGCACCGTTGGCCACAAAATCCTCGGCGGCGCCAAAAAGGTCGAGTTCGAAAACCGCCAGGTCGTCGAGGTCAAAATGTCCGTCGAGTACATGAGCTTCAGCGCGCACGCCGACGCCAAAGGCATCATGCAGTTGATTCAGTATTGCGAGCCCAAAAACGTGATGCTCGTCCACGGCGAGGCCGTCAAGATGGAGTTCCTCAAGGACAAAATCCGCGAAGAGTTCCACATCGATTGCTTCACTCCAGCCAACGGCGAAACGTGCGTCATCACCACACCCATCAAAATCCCCGTCGAGGCCTCGCTCTCCATCCTCAAGGACGAAGCGAAAAAGTACAACGCCGAACCGCCAGATCCCAAACGGCGGCGGATCGTCCACGGACTGCTCGTCATGAAGGACAACAAAATCTCGCTCATGTCCATCGACGAAATCTTCAACGAGTGTGGCATCAACCGTCACGTGATCAG ATTCATTTCCAAGGTCAAAATCGACGACCCCGGCCCGACGCCCCGCACCATCGAGAAGCTGTACAACCTGCTGAACGAGCGCCTCTCCGGCTGGACCGTCACGATGGCCGACAACGGCTCCATCAACGTCGAGTCCGTCAACATCAAGATCGAGAGTGAggaggcggcggcggcggctgggGCGGTGACGGCGGGCCCGCAGGCGGCAACCACATCCGGCGGACCGCCACCGCACAAGATCTGTTCGGTTTCGTGGGTCAACCAGGACGAGGACCTGGGCAGTTACATCCTGGGGCTGATGCAGAGCCTGTGA